The Cylindrospermopsis curvispora GIHE-G1 genome contains a region encoding:
- the leuC gene encoding 3-isopropylmalate dehydratase large subunit, with translation MSKGTLFDKVWEIHTVGTLPSGLTQLFIGLHLIHEVTSPQAFAMLKERGLKVLFPHRTVATVDHIVPTDNQVRPFVDNMAEEMIRALEKNCQENDITFYNIGSGNQGIVHVIAPELGLTQPGMTIACGDSHTSSHGAFGAIAFGIGTSQVRDVLASQTLALSKLKVRKIEVNGNLLPGVYAKDVILHIIRTLGVKGGVGYAYEYAGTTFAQMNMEERMTVCNMAIEGGARCGYVNPDEITYEYLKNRDFAPQGATWEEALEWWQSLRSDVDAEYDDVVVFNAEDIPPTVTWGITPGQGIGVDEKVPAAQDLPEEDRFVAEEAYRYMDLYPGQPIQGTKIDVCFIGSCTNGRISDLREAAKIAQGRQVAPGMKAFVVPGSERVKKQAEAEGLDQIFIQAGFEWREPGCSMCLAMNPDKLQGRQISASSSNRNFKGRQGSASGRTLLMSPAMVATAAIKGEVADVRELLTEM, from the coding sequence ATGAGCAAGGGAACTCTATTTGACAAAGTTTGGGAAATTCACACCGTGGGCACACTTCCATCAGGACTCACCCAACTGTTTATCGGACTCCATCTTATCCATGAGGTTACCAGTCCCCAAGCCTTTGCTATGCTCAAGGAAAGGGGTCTCAAGGTATTGTTCCCACACCGAACTGTGGCTACGGTAGATCATATTGTCCCTACGGATAACCAAGTACGTCCTTTTGTGGACAATATGGCAGAAGAAATGATCCGGGCCTTGGAAAAAAATTGTCAAGAAAATGACATCACTTTTTATAATATCGGTTCGGGAAATCAGGGTATAGTCCATGTGATTGCACCAGAATTAGGATTGACACAACCAGGTATGACTATTGCCTGTGGAGATAGTCATACATCTAGTCATGGTGCCTTTGGAGCGATCGCTTTTGGAATTGGCACAAGTCAGGTGCGTGATGTTTTGGCTTCTCAAACTTTAGCGTTATCAAAACTCAAGGTGCGGAAAATCGAGGTGAATGGGAATCTTCTCCCAGGAGTTTATGCCAAGGATGTGATATTACATATTATTCGCACCCTGGGAGTAAAAGGTGGTGTGGGCTACGCCTACGAATATGCGGGAACCACCTTTGCCCAAATGAACATGGAAGAAAGAATGACCGTTTGTAATATGGCTATTGAGGGCGGTGCCAGGTGTGGATATGTAAATCCCGATGAAATTACTTATGAGTATTTAAAAAATAGAGACTTTGCTCCCCAAGGAGCAACCTGGGAAGAAGCCCTGGAGTGGTGGCAATCTCTACGGAGTGATGTGGATGCGGAATATGATGATGTGGTAGTATTTAATGCGGAAGATATTCCACCCACAGTCACCTGGGGAATTACACCTGGTCAGGGAATTGGGGTAGATGAAAAAGTACCCGCCGCCCAAGACCTACCAGAAGAAGATAGGTTTGTAGCGGAGGAAGCCTACCGTTATATGGATCTTTACCCTGGTCAACCCATTCAAGGAACAAAAATAGACGTTTGTTTTATTGGTAGTTGCACTAATGGACGCATCAGCGATTTGAGGGAAGCAGCTAAAATTGCCCAAGGTCGTCAAGTTGCACCGGGTATGAAGGCCTTCGTGGTTCCTGGATCGGAAAGGGTGAAAAAACAAGCTGAAGCTGAGGGTCTAGATCAAATCTTTATTCAAGCAGGTTTTGAATGGCGCGAACCAGGATGTTCCATGTGTTTGGCTATGAACCCTGACAAATTACAAGGAAGACAAATTAGCGCCTCCTCCTCTAATCGTAACTTTAAGGGTAGACAGGGTTCCGCTTCTGGTCGCACCCTGCTCATGAGTCCTGCTATGGTAGCAACGGCTGCTATTAAGGGTGAAGTTGCTGATGTGCGCGAACTTTTAACAGAAATGTAA
- the murQ gene encoding N-acetylmuramic acid 6-phosphate etherase, with the protein MTNLQERGHLLTEQINPHSLNLDQLNALELVELFNSEDQKALSAIAGAKMELAAAIEQIAPRLHQGGRLFYIGAGTSGRLGVLDAAECPPTFCTSPDLVQGIIAGGAGALLRSSEGLEDLAEDGENAIIQHEVNCLDVVVGITAGGTTPYVHGALHGARQRGALTIFIACVPVQQVPVEADVDIRLLTGPEILAGSTRLKAGTATKLALNILSTGVMVKLGKVYGNRMVDVAVTNQKLHDRALRILGDLTDLNREAAETLLERSGKWVKLALLMHWKDLDREEAQQLLAAHKGNLRAAVNSF; encoded by the coding sequence ATGACTAACTTACAAGAGCGCGGACATCTTTTAACAGAACAGATAAATCCTCATAGTTTAAACCTAGACCAACTTAATGCTCTGGAACTGGTAGAGTTATTCAACAGCGAAGATCAAAAAGCTTTATCTGCTATAGCTGGTGCTAAGATGGAGTTGGCAGCAGCTATTGAACAAATAGCCCCAAGGCTACATCAAGGGGGACGTTTGTTTTATATTGGTGCGGGTACAAGTGGGAGATTAGGGGTATTAGATGCGGCCGAGTGTCCACCCACTTTCTGTACATCTCCGGATTTGGTACAGGGGATTATTGCTGGTGGTGCGGGTGCTTTGTTACGCAGTTCCGAAGGTTTGGAAGATTTGGCAGAGGATGGGGAAAATGCTATCATTCAACATGAGGTAAATTGCCTCGATGTGGTGGTAGGTATCACTGCTGGAGGAACTACCCCCTATGTTCATGGTGCATTACATGGCGCACGTCAACGGGGTGCTTTAACAATTTTTATTGCCTGTGTTCCTGTACAACAGGTTCCGGTTGAAGCAGATGTGGATATTCGCCTATTAACTGGACCAGAAATTTTGGCTGGTTCAACCCGCTTAAAAGCTGGTACGGCTACCAAGTTGGCTTTGAATATACTTTCTACCGGTGTGATGGTCAAATTGGGCAAGGTCTATGGTAATCGCATGGTAGATGTCGCTGTTACTAATCAAAAACTACATGACCGCGCTTTAAGGATATTAGGAGATTTGACTGACCTAAATAGGGAAGCAGCTGAGACTTTACTAGAAAGAAGTGGTAAGTGGGTAAAACTGGCTTTGCTGATGCACTGGAAAGATTTGGATAGGGAGGAGGCTCAACAGCTACTAGCAGCACATAAAGGTAATTTACGTGCTGCTGTGAACAGTTTTTAA
- a CDS encoding ammonium transporter, which produces MTRIRSKRLRRKRGSALRLSFPWLSAGNLAPIGRACITVAMLIVIGWGYAAVAADPPKLEDIAKQSADLKVGIDTMWVMFAGMLVFFMNAGFGMLETGLCRQKNAVNVLAKNLIVFALSTVAFWAIGFGLMFSDGNPFIGFGGLFLQGADNSPAMGDAYKGIFSSLNWTGVPLGAKFFFQLVFAGTAATIVSGAVAERIKFLSFLIFSILLVGLAYPITGHWIWGGGWLYKLGFWDFAGCAVVHSVGGWAALVGAFLLGPRIGRYNEDGSANAMPGHNMSIATLGCLILWLGWFGFNPGSTMSVSDGTAIAHIALTTNTAGAFGGIAATIAAWAFLGKPDLSMIINGILAGLVGVTASCAYISVPSSAIVGAIAGILVVRAVPFFDKLKIDDPVGAISVHLGCGVWGTLAVGLFAEGNVYYQGGPTGLFFGGGIGQLWTQFVGVLAVGLFTILISGIFFLALKYTMGIRVKESEELEGLDVGEHGMEAYPGFVKEASSPDLIGFGNR; this is translated from the coding sequence ATGACAAGAATAAGATCAAAACGCCTCCGGCGTAAGCGGGGTTCTGCCCTTCGACTGAGTTTTCCATGGCTATCAGCAGGAAACCTGGCTCCTATTGGGCGTGCTTGTATAACTGTGGCTATGCTAATTGTAATTGGCTGGGGCTATGCAGCTGTTGCAGCTGACCCACCTAAACTGGAAGACATTGCTAAACAGTCCGCTGATCTCAAAGTTGGCATTGACACCATGTGGGTGATGTTTGCCGGGATGCTAGTATTTTTTATGAATGCTGGTTTTGGTATGTTAGAAACGGGGTTATGTCGTCAGAAAAACGCCGTTAATGTACTGGCAAAAAACCTAATTGTATTTGCCCTTTCTACAGTAGCTTTCTGGGCCATTGGATTTGGCCTGATGTTCAGTGATGGTAACCCCTTCATAGGTTTTGGTGGTTTATTTTTACAGGGAGCTGATAATAGCCCAGCCATGGGGGATGCATATAAGGGAATTTTCAGTTCCCTCAACTGGACTGGTGTTCCTTTAGGGGCCAAGTTCTTCTTCCAACTAGTGTTTGCAGGTACAGCGGCCACAATCGTATCCGGAGCAGTAGCAGAAAGAATCAAATTTCTCAGCTTTCTCATCTTCAGTATACTCTTGGTTGGCTTGGCCTATCCCATCACAGGTCACTGGATCTGGGGCGGAGGATGGCTATACAAACTGGGTTTCTGGGACTTTGCTGGCTGTGCTGTGGTTCACTCCGTTGGAGGTTGGGCCGCTCTAGTGGGAGCCTTCTTGTTAGGGCCCAGAATTGGTCGCTACAATGAGGATGGTTCTGCTAACGCCATGCCAGGTCATAATATGAGTATTGCTACCCTTGGTTGTTTGATACTATGGCTAGGTTGGTTTGGTTTCAACCCTGGCTCTACTATGAGTGTATCAGATGGAACCGCTATTGCCCACATCGCCCTAACTACCAATACAGCTGGTGCCTTTGGTGGTATAGCAGCAACCATTGCAGCTTGGGCATTTCTAGGTAAGCCTGACTTATCTATGATTATTAATGGCATTCTAGCTGGATTGGTGGGAGTTACTGCTTCTTGTGCCTATATTAGTGTTCCCTCATCAGCTATTGTGGGTGCTATTGCTGGTATTCTTGTGGTGAGAGCGGTGCCCTTTTTTGACAAGCTAAAAATTGATGACCCAGTGGGAGCAATTTCCGTACACCTGGGTTGTGGTGTGTGGGGTACCTTAGCAGTGGGATTATTTGCTGAGGGGAACGTTTACTATCAGGGTGGTCCCACAGGGCTATTCTTTGGTGGTGGTATTGGACAACTTTGGACTCAATTTGTAGGTGTGTTGGCAGTGGGTTTGTTTACAATTCTCATATCTGGCATTTTCTTCCTCGCCCTCAAGTATACTATGGGTATTCGAGTTAAAGAATCAGAGGAACTGGAAGGTCTGGATGTGGGTGAACACGGTATGGAAGCCTATCCCGGATTTGTGAAGGAAGCATCCTCTCCTGATTTGATTGGTTTTGGCAATCGCTAG
- a CDS encoding 16S rRNA (uracil(1498)-N(3))-methyltransferase, with the protein MAQLQRLTIQASQLQQNQVLLTPQQKHYLLRVLRLQDGDEFISMDGMGKWWLTRLTADTAQILQPLTPKTELPLSITLMLALPKGNAFDDVVRYSTELGVSSILPVLSDRTLLNPSPQRLERWRRIAAEAAEQSERAFVPTILEPVVFNAALSEYINYQCYICQARGSYPHLINIINLPLKSIKEIVVAIGPEGGWTETEIATAILAKFQPVSLGDRILRAATAPIVALSLIAAACERVSLHPQVLD; encoded by the coding sequence ATGGCCCAACTGCAACGTCTCACCATTCAAGCATCCCAACTACAACAAAACCAAGTTCTCTTAACCCCTCAACAAAAACATTACTTGTTACGAGTATTAAGACTACAAGATGGGGATGAATTTATTTCTATGGATGGCATGGGTAAATGGTGGTTGACCAGATTAACAGCAGATACGGCACAGATTTTACAACCCCTGACACCAAAAACAGAGTTACCCCTATCTATAACCCTCATGCTGGCCTTACCCAAAGGCAATGCTTTTGATGACGTGGTTCGCTACTCCACAGAACTGGGCGTATCCTCTATTTTACCTGTTTTGAGCGATCGCACTTTATTAAATCCCAGTCCTCAAAGACTAGAACGGTGGCGACGTATAGCTGCTGAAGCTGCGGAGCAATCAGAACGCGCTTTTGTTCCCACCATATTGGAACCCGTGGTTTTTAATGCTGCTCTAAGTGAATATATTAACTATCAATGTTATATATGCCAGGCCAGGGGTAGCTATCCCCATTTAATCAATATAATTAATCTTCCGCTTAAAAGTATTAAAGAAATTGTAGTTGCCATAGGTCCAGAGGGTGGATGGACAGAAACAGAAATTGCCACTGCCATCCTAGCCAAGTTTCAGCCAGTATCCCTAGGCGATCGCATTTTGCGTGCAGCAACTGCCCCCATAGTTGCTTTATCTTTGATTGCTGCTGCTTGTGAACGCGTCAGTCTCCACCCCCAGGTCCTTGACTAG
- a CDS encoding Rieske (2Fe-2S) protein: protein MAWQKILATSDLLPGGREVVRVGKRNILVLNHDNQYYAVENSCPHLKVPMKSAKIENGTIVCSFHRSAFDLATGEVKTWCPWPPAVGKLMGMVSQQKNLPVFPLRVENDHVLIDIPE, encoded by the coding sequence ATGGCGTGGCAAAAAATTCTGGCAACAAGTGACCTGCTACCTGGAGGTCGAGAAGTGGTAAGGGTAGGAAAAAGAAATATATTGGTGTTAAACCATGATAACCAGTATTATGCTGTAGAAAACAGCTGTCCCCACCTCAAAGTACCAATGAAATCCGCAAAAATTGAAAATGGTACAATTGTTTGCTCATTTCACCGTAGTGCTTTTGACCTAGCTACTGGGGAAGTCAAAACCTGGTGTCCTTGGCCTCCCGCAGTTGGGAAGTTAATGGGAATGGTCTCCCAACAAAAAAATTTACCCGTGTTTCCCTTGCGTGTGGAAAATGATCATGTTTTGATTGACATACCAGAATAG
- a CDS encoding acetolactate synthase large subunit, protein MNTAELLVKCLENEGVEYVFGLPGEENLHVLEAIKNSSIQFITTRHEQGAAFMADVYGRLTGKAGVCLSTLGPGATNLMTGVADANLDGAPLVAITGQVGTDRMHIESHQYLDLVAMFAPVTKWNKQIVRPSITPEIVRKAFKRSQTEKPGAVHIDLPENIAAMPAEGKPLQKDNLEKTYAAFASIRAAAAVISQAINPIILVGNGAIRAQASDAVTQFATQMNIPVVNTFMGKGVIPYTHPLALWSVGLQQRDFIACGFDHADLVIAIGYDLIEFSPKKWNMECNIPIVHIAADAAEIDSSYIPQVEVIGDISDSLNEILKIADRHGKPEPYAISLRGNIRADYEQYAQDDGFPIKPQKLIYDLRQVMGPEDIVISDVGAHKMWMARHYHCHSPNTCIISNGFAAMGIAIPGALAAKLVYPNRKIVAVTGDGGFMMNCQELETALRVGTPFVTLIFNDGGYGLIEWKQENQFGKGKAAFVHFGNPDFVKLAESMGLKGYRVDSATDLIPVLKEALVQDVPSVIDCRVDYRENRRFTQKANDLQCDL, encoded by the coding sequence ATGAATACAGCAGAACTATTAGTAAAGTGTTTAGAAAATGAAGGTGTAGAGTATGTTTTTGGCTTACCTGGTGAAGAAAATCTTCACGTTTTAGAAGCTATCAAAAACTCCTCCATTCAATTTATTACCACCCGCCATGAACAAGGTGCAGCATTCATGGCAGACGTTTATGGAAGATTAACCGGTAAAGCAGGGGTCTGTCTTTCTACCCTAGGACCCGGAGCTACTAATCTCATGACCGGTGTGGCGGACGCTAACCTGGATGGCGCACCATTAGTGGCAATTACCGGACAGGTGGGAACAGATAGAATGCACATTGAGTCTCACCAATATTTAGATTTAGTGGCTATGTTTGCTCCAGTTACTAAGTGGAATAAACAGATAGTTAGACCCAGTATTACACCAGAAATAGTCAGAAAAGCCTTCAAGCGATCGCAAACAGAAAAACCCGGAGCAGTTCACATCGATTTACCGGAAAATATTGCGGCCATGCCAGCAGAAGGTAAACCCCTGCAAAAGGATAATCTAGAGAAAACCTACGCAGCTTTTGCCAGTATTCGCGCAGCAGCAGCAGTGATTTCTCAGGCAATTAACCCTATAATTTTAGTAGGGAATGGGGCAATTCGCGCCCAAGCTAGTGATGCTGTGACCCAATTTGCCACCCAAATGAATATTCCCGTGGTTAATACTTTTATGGGTAAAGGTGTCATCCCCTACACCCATCCTTTAGCCCTATGGTCTGTAGGACTCCAACAAAGAGACTTTATTGCCTGCGGTTTTGATCACGCCGATTTGGTCATAGCCATTGGTTATGATTTAATTGAATTCTCTCCCAAAAAATGGAATATGGAATGCAATATTCCCATTGTTCACATTGCAGCTGATGCAGCGGAAATTGATAGTAGTTATATTCCCCAGGTAGAAGTAATAGGTGATATTTCTGATTCCCTAAATGAGATTTTAAAAATTGCTGACAGACATGGTAAACCGGAACCTTACGCTATTAGTTTAAGGGGCAATATTCGAGCTGATTATGAACAGTATGCTCAGGATGATGGTTTCCCTATTAAACCACAAAAATTAATTTATGATCTACGTCAGGTCATGGGACCAGAGGACATTGTTATTTCTGATGTAGGGGCTCACAAAATGTGGATGGCTAGACATTACCATTGTCATAGTCCCAATACTTGTATTATATCCAATGGTTTTGCGGCCATGGGAATTGCCATCCCCGGCGCTTTAGCGGCTAAGCTGGTATATCCCAACCGCAAAATTGTGGCTGTAACCGGCGATGGCGGTTTTATGATGAATTGTCAAGAGTTGGAAACAGCATTGCGAGTTGGCACACCGTTTGTCACACTAATTTTTAATGATGGTGGCTATGGACTAATCGAATGGAAACAGGAAAATCAATTTGGTAAGGGTAAAGCAGCTTTTGTGCATTTTGGCAATCCCGACTTTGTCAAACTAGCAGAAAGCATGGGATTAAAGGGTTACCGTGTTGATTCAGCCACTGATTTGATTCCCGTCCTGAAAGAGGCCTTAGTGCAAGATGTTCCCAGCGTGATAGATTGTAGGGTGGACTATAGAGAAAATCGTAGGTTCACCCAAAAGGCCAATGATTTACAATGTGATCTTTAA
- a CDS encoding NAD-dependent succinate-semialdehyde dehydrogenase, whose protein sequence is MAIATINPTTGETLKVFLPLKDEEIEAKLHLASQTFQHYRHTNFVERSHWLLETANILEREKTDLGKLITLEMGKTLKSAIAEVEKCALVCRYYAEHGPNFLADVSISTDASRSLVKYQPLGVILAVMPWNFPFWQVFRFAAPALMAGNVGLLKHASNVPQCALSIEEIINRAGFPQGVFQTLLIPATQVADLMGDNRIKAATLTGSEPAGVSLAVASGKHIKKTVLELGGSDPFIVLESADLELAVSTAVTARLINNGQSCIAAKRLIVAEAIADRFEEMLLAKFATLKIGDPLADDTDIGPLATSKILADLDNQVQIAIASGGKILTGGYPIKEGHGNFYPPTIIVDIPLDHPIAQEEFFGPVALLFRVPDLDAAIKLANDTPFGLGASAWTNNLQEQERLITEIEAGAVFINGMVKSDPRLPFGGIKRSGYGRELSTQGMHEFVNIKTVWVK, encoded by the coding sequence GTGGCTATTGCTACCATTAATCCTACCACTGGGGAAACTCTCAAGGTCTTTTTACCTCTGAAAGATGAGGAAATTGAAGCTAAACTGCATTTAGCAAGTCAGACTTTTCAACATTACCGTCATACAAACTTTGTAGAGCGATCGCACTGGTTATTGGAAACTGCCAATATTCTGGAAAGAGAAAAAACCGATCTGGGGAAATTAATCACCTTAGAAATGGGTAAAACTCTAAAATCTGCGATCGCTGAGGTGGAAAAATGTGCTTTAGTCTGTCGCTACTATGCCGAACATGGACCCAACTTCTTGGCCGACGTGAGTATTAGCACCGATGCCAGTCGCAGTCTGGTAAAATATCAACCATTGGGGGTTATTCTAGCCGTAATGCCCTGGAATTTTCCCTTTTGGCAAGTTTTTCGGTTTGCCGCACCTGCGCTGATGGCGGGGAATGTGGGATTACTTAAACACGCATCTAATGTTCCCCAATGCGCCCTATCTATAGAAGAGATTATTAATCGTGCTGGTTTTCCTCAAGGTGTATTTCAAACCTTATTAATTCCAGCCACACAAGTAGCAGATTTAATGGGAGATAATCGCATTAAGGCTGCCACCTTAACGGGAAGTGAACCAGCGGGTGTGTCCTTAGCAGTTGCATCTGGTAAACATATTAAAAAAACTGTTTTAGAATTAGGGGGAAGCGATCCATTCATAGTGTTAGAAAGTGCGGATTTAGAATTAGCTGTTAGTACCGCAGTTACAGCAAGATTGATCAATAATGGTCAGTCATGTATAGCGGCGAAACGGTTAATTGTGGCTGAAGCTATAGCTGATAGATTTGAGGAAATGCTATTGGCAAAATTTGCAACTTTGAAAATTGGAGATCCTTTAGCAGATGACACAGATATTGGACCATTAGCAACTAGCAAAATTTTGGCAGACCTAGATAATCAAGTGCAAATTGCCATAGCCAGTGGAGGCAAAATTCTCACAGGTGGTTATCCCATAAAAGAGGGTCATGGTAACTTTTATCCACCCACTATTATTGTAGATATTCCCCTAGATCATCCCATTGCTCAAGAAGAATTTTTTGGTCCAGTAGCCTTATTATTTCGAGTTCCAGATCTAGACGCAGCCATTAAACTGGCTAATGACACACCATTCGGATTAGGTGCAAGTGCTTGGACAAATAATCTCCAAGAACAGGAGCGGCTAATTACAGAAATCGAAGCAGGAGCTGTATTTATTAATGGCATGGTTAAATCAGACCCCCGATTGCCATTTGGGGGAATTAAACGTTCCGGATATGGTCGAGAATTAAGTACTCAAGGTATGCATGAATTTGTGAATATTAAGACTGTTTGGGTTAAGTAG